AAAACTTCGGTTGCGAAAACGCCGTCTTCGTGCTGGCGGTTGACATAGCCGTTGTGGCGGGCGGCAATATCGTCGATACGAATCAGGCCATAACCATGCTCCGTATTTCCGTTCTTAGTTGTGGCATACATGGCGGGAACGTTTTCGTCCGATTTTCGCGTTCTTTGAACATCTCCGGTCATCGAATTGCTGACGGAGACATAGAGCTGCCCTTTTAACACGCCGATGAAGATGCGCATCCAAGGACGTGCATCCGTATCGGTTTTTGCGCAGGCTTCCATGGCGTTATCAAGCAGGTTTCCGATGATGACGCAGAGGTCGATATCGGGGATGCCGATGTCCTTCGGGACAACCGCTTTGACGCTGACGTCGATATCGCGTTTATAAGCCAGCGAGAGTTTACTGTTTAAGATGGCGTCGATCATGGTATTGCCGGTTTTGACCACCGTATCGACGCTGTTGAGGTCGAGTTTCAAATCCTCGAGATAACTGCCTAATTTTTCGGTTTCACCGTCGTCGAGGTAGACCTTCATAACCTGAATGTGGTTGCGGTAATCGTGCCGCCAGCCGCGCATTTTGGTATAGATGTTCTCGACCTCTTCGCAGTGTTTGGTGATGAGATCGCTTTGGTATTCCGAAATGGATTTGTTGACGAGCTTTCTGGTGTAGGCACGCTGCCAAAGGATGATACCGAGAACCGTGCCGATGAAAACCGCACCGATTATAATGTACCAATAATAATCCATATCATTTAACCCTATAAAAGCTTATAAATTTTCGGTTAACCGCGTCGTAATTGCGGCGGGAGAGCGGCAGTTTGCCGCCGTCGTCGAGAATGACATCGGTGCGGGTGATTTGGCGGATATGGCGCAGGCCGACCAGATACG
This window of the Oscillospiraceae bacterium genome carries:
- a CDS encoding GHKL domain-containing protein is translated as MDYYWYIIIGAVFIGTVLGIILWQRAYTRKLVNKSISEYQSDLITKHCEEVENIYTKMRGWRHDYRNHIQVMKVYLDDGETEKLGSYLEDLKLDLNSVDTVVKTGNTMIDAILNSKLSLAYKRDIDVSVKAVVPKDIGIPDIDLCVIIGNLLDNAMEACAKTDTDARPWMRIFIGVLKGQLYVSVSNSMTGDVQRTRKSDENVPAMYATTKNGNTEHGYGLIRIDDIAARHNGYVNRQHEDGVFATEVLLPLIK